A single window of Cottoperca gobio chromosome 9, fCotGob3.1, whole genome shotgun sequence DNA harbors:
- the serinc5 gene encoding serine incorporator 5 — protein MCTPCCISQLACCCGSAACSCCCNCCPKIKQSKGTRIMYALYFLLVTIICVIMMSPTVEEQMRDNIPFYSELCVKINAGENCKTLVGYSAVYKVCFGMACFFLFFAIFTIRVNNSRGWRAAVHNGFWLLKFIALVACCAGAFFIPEEETFLEVWRCIGAAGGFIFLLIQLMLLVKFAHRWNTNWSSGVRYNRMWYAALAFVTLMLFSVAVGFLVLMAVFYTDPEACLLNKIFLGINGSLCLVVSLLAISPCIQKLQPTSGLLQPGVISVYVMYLTFSAFSSKPKEIFERNGVNTTVCVFPFNAENESDKKIVTAFGTVILFGCVLYSCLMSTTRRSSAALQVYRTSEPETERARCCFCFGDDTDDYDGENTGGGQNVVNDEQEGTIYGYAFFHSVFFLGSLYVMMTVTNWFHYDDHKIERLLEGSWSVFWIKMASSWVCLFLYMCTLVAPMVFPQRFEA, from the exons ATGTGCACTCCGTGTTGTATCTCGCAG CTGGCCTGCTGCTGCGGCTCAGCGGCCTGCTCGTGCTGCTGTAACTGCTGCCCCAAGATCAAACAGTCCAAAGGGACCCGAATCATGTACGCCCTCTACTTCCTGCTGGTCACCATCATCTGTGTCATCATGATGTCCCCCACTGTGGAGGAGCAGATGAGAGACAAT ATCCCCTTCTACAGTGAGTTGTGTGTGAAGATTAATGCAGGGGAGAACTGCAAAACTCTGGTGGGCTACTCTGCCGTCTACAAGGTGTGCTTCGGCATGGCCtgcttcttcttattcttcgcTATCTTCACCATACGCGTCAACAACAGCAGAGGCTGGAGGGCGGCCGTGCATAACGG GTTCTGGTTGCTGAAGTTTATTGCGCTGGTGGCGTGCTGCGCTGGAGCCTTCTTCATCCCAGAAGAGGAAACCTTTCTGGAAG TGTGGCGCTGCATAGGAGCAGCTGGCGGGTTCATTTTCCTGCTGATCCAGCTCATGCTTTTGGTGAAGTTCGCACACAGATGGAACACAAACTG gagttcagGAGTGAGGTACAATCGTATGTGGTATGCAGCTTTGGCCTTTGTGACTCTGATGCTGTTCAGCGTTGCGGTGGGGTTCTTGGTCTTGATGGCTGTGTTCTACACCGACCCCGAGGCCTGTTTGCTTAACAAGATCTTCCTGGGCATCAACGGCAGCCTGTGCCTCGTCGTCTCCCTGTTGGCCATCTCCCCGTGCATCCAGAAAC TGCAGCCCACATCGGGCCTGCTGCAGCCCGGAGTCATCAGTGTGTACGTCATGTACCTCACCTTCTCAGCCTTCTCCAGCAAACCTAAAGAAA TATTTGAAAGAAATGGTGTGAACacaaccgtgtgtgtgtttcccttcaACGCCGAGAATGAGAGCGACAAGAAGATTGTCACCGCTTTTGGAACCGTTATCCTGTTTGGTTGCGTCCTTTACTCttg CTTGATGTCCACCACCAGACGAAGCTCTGCAGCGCTTCAAGTGTATAGGACCAGTGAGCCAGAGACTGAG AGAGCTCGATGCTGTTTCTGTTTTGGAGATGACACAG ACGACTATGATGGGGAGAACACTGGTGGGGGCCAGAATGTGGTGAATGACGAGCAAGAGGGAACCATCTATGGCTACGCCTTCTTCCATTCTGTCTTCTTCCTCGGATCCCTCTACGTCATGATGACCGTCACCAACTGGTTCCA TTATGACGACCATAAGATTGAGCGGCTGTTAGAGGGGAGCTGGTCAGTGTTCTGGATCAAGATGGCCTCCAGCTgggtctgtctcttcctctacATGTGTACCCTCGTCGCTCCCATGGTCTTCCCGCAGCGCTTTGAGGCCTAG
- the cdk7 gene encoding cyclin-dependent kinase 7 — protein MALDVKSRNKRYEKLDFLGEGQFATVYKARDKTNDTIVAIKKIKVGHRTEAKDGINRTALREIKLLQELHHPNIIGLLDAFGHKSNISLVFDFMETDLEVIIKDTSLVLTPANIKAYILMTLQGLEYMHKHWVLHRDLKPNNLLLDGSGVLKLADFGLAKAFGSPNRVYTHQVVTRWYRSPELLFGARMYGVGVDMWAVGCILAELLLRIPFLAGDSDLDQLTKIFEALGTPTEETWPGVGSLPDYVSFKIFPGTPLEHIFSAAGDDLLELLQGLFTFNPSTRTTATQALKMSYFSNRPAPSPGPQLPRPNCSAEALREKETVGLKRKIEGIETTVMKKKLIF, from the exons ATGGCGCTTGATGTAAAATCTAGAAACAAGCGATACGAGAAACTGGATTTCCTCGGAGAGGGTCAG TTCGCCACAGTTTACAAAGCCAGGGACAAAACGAATGACACCATAGTTGCTATTAAAAAG ATTAAGGTTGGCCACAGAACTGAGGCTAAAGATG GTATTAATAGGACTGCTCTTCGAGAGATCAAACTGCTGCAGGAACTGCATCATCCAAATATCATTGGG CTGCTGGATGCCTTCGGACACAAATCTAACATCAGCCTGGTGTTTGATTTCATGGAAACAGATCTGGAG gtGATCATCAAAGACACCAGCCTAGTCCTGACTCCAGCCAACATCAAAGCATACATCCTTATGACTCTACAGGGATTAGAGTATATGCACAAACACTGGGTCTTACACAGG GATCTGAAGCCCAATAATCTGCTGTTAGACGGCAGCGGAGTGTTGAAGTTGGCTGATTTCGGTTTAGCCAAAGCCTTTGGCAGCCCCAACAGAGTCTACACACATCAAGTTGTTACCAG GTGGTACCGCTCCCCTGAGCTTCTGTTTGGTGCCAGGATGTACGGTGTGGGTGTTGACATGTGGGCAGTGGGATGCATCTTGGCAGAGTTGCTCCTCCGG ATACCATTCCTTGCTGGAGACTCAGATCTTGACCAGCTGACTAAGATCTTTGAGGCTCTTGGGACACCTACTGAAGAGACGTGGCCT GGAGTGGGTAGTCTACCAGACTATGTGTCCTTCAAAATATTTCCTGGCACACCTCTGGAACATATATTTAGTGCAGCTGGAGATGACTTACTAGAGCTGCTGCAGGGCTTGTTCACCTTTAACCCCTCAACGAGGACCACAGCTACACAG GCTCTGAAGATGAGTTACTTCAGTAATCGACCTGCACCCTCTCCTGGACCCCAACTCCCCCGACCCAACTGTTCAGCTGAGGCTCTGAGGGAGAAGGAAACAGTCGGGCTCAAGAGGAAAATCGAGGGCATCGAGACAA cTGTAATGAAGAAGAAGCTCATTTTCTGA